A genomic region of Saccopteryx bilineata isolate mSacBil1 chromosome 1, mSacBil1_pri_phased_curated, whole genome shotgun sequence contains the following coding sequences:
- the RPS19BP1 gene encoding active regulator of SIRT1 translates to MSTALLRRGLELLGAPKAVKATPGQAKPSGTPMKRPRKTKMTHAGKLRNSAKGKVPKSALAEFQKRERQNYLGMNLKFMTSARSTVPESITQQIVQQNRGRKACDRPVVKKKKKKAEGTVFTEEDFQKFQQEYFGS, encoded by the exons ATGTCGACGGCCCTGCTGCGGCGGGGCTTGGAGCTGCTGGGGGCGCCCAAGG CCGTCAAGGCCACTCCGGGCCAGGCCAAACCGAGCGGGACACCGATGAAGCGGCCCCGAAAAACGAAGATGACCCATGCCGGGAAACTGCGGAACTCGGCCAAGGGAAAAGTGCCCAAGTCGGCTCTGG CTGAGTTCCAGAAGCGAGAGCGTCAAAACTACCTTGGAATGAATCTGAAGTTTATGACCAGTGCAAGAAGCACCGTGCCTGAGTCCATCACCCAGCAG ATTGTGCAACAGAACCGGGGTCGCAAGGCCTGTGACCGACCTGTggtcaagaagaagaagaagaaggccgAGGGCACCGTGTTCACTGAGGAAGACTTCCAGAAGTTCCAGCAGGAATACTTCGGCAGCTAG